The Drosophila sulfurigaster albostrigata strain 15112-1811.04 chromosome 3, ASM2355843v2, whole genome shotgun sequence genomic sequence CATGATTTGTTTGCACAACCGCGTGCGCGGTAGCCAAGTGGAGTCAAGTGGCCAACTTGCTTAAAGTTGGTAGTTAGCAGTTGGTAAAGttggcagttgccagttgccagttgccagttggcaagTTGGCCAAGGGAAGGGCCAACGATTGCTGcttaaatattctaaatatttgctaaataaTAGTGAAGACAGCAATCGGAGTCGAACCAGTGGCAAGAGGCTAGTGAAGCGTAGGCAAACATGGCCCATGGCTGATGGCTGATGGCTGATGGCTGATGCCTGATGGCTAATGGCAGTTGCTTTTGGCCCGTTTAAATAGCGGCTACTATTTGCGTAGCAAAGTGTACCCAAGACCCAAGCGACAggcagacaacacacacactcacacacacacacacagttttgACTGGCTGTCAAAAGACAGACAGAAGCCACTGTCGATATGGCCAAGTACTTGAGCTTTTAAgagttttatgtttttacttcacaaacttttcatttcgttggGGTCAAGTTAaacaaagagacagagagagagatagatcaGACTGTTATGCTAATGGCTATCGCTCGATTTGAGTTGAGCCGAGTTGAGTTGACTAACTGATTTATCAGTGCAACAATCTAATTTCAATTGTGTAGCTGAGCAGCTAAACGAATGGCTCAACGGCTTTAACGACTATCGGCTAACGGCTAGCGGCTAACGGCTTTAGGCCAACTGGCTTTGGACCGTCGTGTCAGCGGCAGCGCCAAGTTGTCAACTTAATTTACAGCTAACATGTGAGCTACAAGTTCGCGGCGATTGAGCAAGCGataaaaagtattaatttCATAGCTCGATGCAATTAACATAAACCGGACAGAGAGACTGAATCGAtagttataaatatgcaaatatgtttGGCTAAATAGTTCAGATTACCAAGAGAGAATGCAATAGTATCTTTTGAGTATCGAGATCTTGCAGATACATTTTGTATCTATTGGTAATATTTCTGTTATTGATACGAATGCAGTTTTCATGCGGCACGAGCGCCGAGCACCGAGCGTCGACATTTGGCTGACAAATGCGCTGACGTGTTTGACTAAATGGCAATGCACCGCAACACTTGCCAGACACTTGGCAAGTGCCAGAGAGGGGGCgccatatatagtatatactactAACATATATAATGCTTGAAATCGAGAAAACGTATCATCAATTGGcatgcatttgcataattggAAGTGAGTTGCTCAAATGCCACCGCAGCCATAAAAATCACAAACTAAAGGTTAGCATATTCAGAATGATAATGGAATCGATTAATATAATTCgaatgcaacacacacacatacacacagaagCGCACACTTTGCAGCTTAACGCACACACTCTCAATGAGGATATCACAACGGAAATCTTAAatctaaatatttgaaatcaaaaatcagGTTCACTCGAAATCAGGTTAACAAatcacaagcacacacaaaacaatattCCCCCGAAAATATATAACGAGCACATAAAAATCGTATtcaaaatacattaatttttaCAGCGATTCGAACTATAAATATGCCAATAAATTGCCACAAtatataatcataaataagtattattatCGACATATCCCATCCCATACTCATCGCCCAAGATCTCCTCCATTCATTCTCGGTGATgttttttgtatcttttgttttttgtcgaAGACTCAACTTGAGAGCTGTCTTATGCCATTTCAAAATCGAAATACGCGCACTTTCCGGCGAAATGACAAAATTGAAAGCCTCGACTGTAGACAACACAGTCATAAAGTTGACGTGCATAGACGGTTGAGACTAAAAGATACTCATTAATATGACTATATGACAGCAGGAAATGTAtctaacaggcagaaggaagTTGTTTTAgatgacaatctagtatattttgagcttTATTGCATATTTCGATATACTAAGAAtgacattcggtatattttagtatttatgcggtatattattcggtatattttaagaattcaaaatgtgtagtaCTTCAtggtctttggtatattttagtattttattgtacaatatttggtatattttagtatttctgcggtatattattcggtatattttaagaatgtgTAGCGCTtcaacgatataccaaatatggacttcggtatattttagtatttttattgtatggtatttggtatatttactgttttgcttttacttaaaATGTGAAGCGAGTatttcaaagtcgagcacacttggcTGTAGcctttttactttttagaCTTCATATAGAACTAATAAACGCATTTAGtgtattctatatttttatcatGCATATCACCATTATCGGCACATTCAACTTTTCTATACACGTATTCGAGGGTATCCATATTTTATCAAGTGTATGACTCGCACTTCAGAGCCCGACaaaagcgacaacagcagcagcaacaacacaatcgataaacaatttcaataaatcgTGCTAgtacaataaaagtaaattaaacgCTTTTGGTTGCCGCGCTTCTGTCGAGTTGTGTCTCAATTTGCCGGACCGGTCAGttccagttgccagttgtgaGTTGCCCATTGTCAGTTGCCAGTTGAAATATTCACGTTCATTGCCAGTGGCCAGATCTGTGATGAGGTGCCGCAATATGCGTAAGTTAAGTGCCCAAACGTGGCCCAAAGGAGGCAGCCGCAACAACGTCAACATCAACTTGAGCTCTTCACACAATTACATGGAAGctgccaaaaaccaaaagaaaaaaaagaagctgaagaagaaaaacaacgaacaaagaagaaaaaaaaaaactttctacATTTTGTCGGCTCAAGGgctaaccaaaaaaaagaaaaaataaaatacaataacaacaacaagtttgAGAccctttttggctttttatcTTTTGCTGGGGCgtcaatgaaatgcaaatgcttagCCTGCTTCTTCTCCTCGTTGTTTTTGGCTGCTTATCAGAAATCTATTGGCCAAAAATGTTGGCCAGATAAGCAGCGGCCTTTCTCTTATTTCGTGTTGCTCCCTTTCGGCTGGTTTTGCGTCCGTGTTGCTATTAAGCCATAAAACGCATGCAAATGAAGGCGTTGAAATGCGCATGGCCAAGCCAACAGCAAAGGAACTCGCTTTGTGGCTTCAGTTCTGGGCCATTTTGCGCCTGCTTAAAGGGCGCAAAAACTAACGCGCTTTGCCTGCAGATGAGAAGGCGACGAACACAGAGCAGTGCAGAGAGGAGAGTGGTGTgtggagaggagaggagcGGGGCAGCTGCCGTCTGGTTGCAGTGGCAGCTTTGCTGGGGGTAACTCGACTGTTGTGCCACCGGCTGACTGGCAATTAATTATGGTCATAGCTTCAGCTCAGtggctgactggctgcctggctggctggcatatgtttatttacttaatttactTAATGACACACATAAcagagcacagcaacaacaacagaatgtATCTCAAAGATGGGCACGAGTCGCGCACATTTGGGTGAGGTCATCGTGGTTCTATAAAAGCATTTGTATCTCGACGTCTCCCTCTCCATTCtctatgtgtgttgtgtctaataaataacattattaattaCCAGTGCAATTAACTATAAGTACACCAACATTCGAGCGAGGGACGCAGCGGCGACCCCAAGGCGACAAAGCAGAAGACGACGCCTCAATTTCATCtcatagatacacacacacacacactcgcagtttgctgcactttgtgacccaatttgaatttttcacaAGTTTCTTTCTCGCAGTTATTAAggcaaaattttatatttgtttttagatCGCACTCGTTAAAGTTCTCGCAGAGTTTGCGTCTTCgttcttgtgtttttttttccttttttaatgGTTCATTTCGTCTCATATTGAGTGATATATGAATGCATTAAtctttgtttatgtttacgaTCATATGTTATGGGCGCGTGAGTTGTCTCTGAGTTGTGCTCTGTGCTTTTGAGTATCGAGTTTTATGCAAAACGTTGCAATACGATCGCTTATGTTATTATAACAGGAATTAGGCATATGCACGATTTATGCCAGCTATATAACGTCGTTTTATAGAGCTGAGCATAGATATTAAGTTAAAGATTTGCCCCTTGAAATGATTTACAGCTGCAGTTAAAAGAAAGTTCAACTTAGACGAACAAAAAGATACCTTTTGTCAagaaaatagataaaaatgtattcacaAAAGTATATACTCTAATATATATGCGTATCAAATTTTATAGATGTACGAAGTTAAAGATTTGAAGATTAAAGAATGCTTTAGTTAGAAGGAAAGTTCCTTTTTGTCAAGCTGTTGCAAGAAAACATTATCACAgtcttttgaaaataaaaactatacgCAAAACTAtgttatatattcaatatacatatgaaaTTTTATAGATCTGCGAAGAATTTAAGTTACAAATTTGCTGTTTAACGTGAGTATAAATTAGACTTAAGAGAAGAAGATACTTTTTGTATCTTTGCAGCACTTATTAATCATGCAGTTGCCAGATAAAgttttcaacaaaattgtaaacttGAAAATGCGCcaagataaaaatatatacaagatttacatatatagatagatatagaaGGTGTTAGTGTGCATCTTTTGTTGTCtgttctgttgtgttgtgttctaGGAACATTGCTTCATTAATCTTTTGGCTTTTCTCTTGTTTCGTGCTGCTTGTTACgctttaaatattgaaactgTCAAGTGCATAATCATCTGCCTCAgccaaagacaaagacaagaacaacaacaactaaaattaCAGGGCAactaaaaatgtttcaaacaTTTAACCCGAactgcagcagaagcagcaaaaggCGAAAAACTTGACTGCTCCTTGTCTGTTACTGCTTAGACTCGAATGTGTTCTGTGCTCcccttttttggtttttggttgcCTTGCGGCTTGCActcgtctgctgctgttgctgttgctggctgtGTCACAACGCTTAATCTTTATTAATTACAGTGGAATAATAAGGCAGCAACGACAGAGAGATAgatggctggctgactggctggctggcataGAGCTCTGCTCATGTGGCATGGCGCATAGTTTGGCAGCCGCCAGACAACAAGGAGAGTCCCATGCCAGGTCCGTCAACTGATTAATGCCGCAGCCAAAGAGCcaacatgccacatgcaacacCAACTTTTGGCTGGTGGAATTTTAGCTAgggtttttgtttgctttgcttttggttttctcggttttcggtttctgtttctgtttctgtgttTCTAGCTTTTGACTTTTGGGAGCAAGTGCGTTGTAGTTAGCATACGTGGCGTGGCATTCATCAACGTACAACGTACAACGCACAACGCACAACATTCAACGTTCAACGATGGCGTCAACAAATGCCCTCCACATGCAAAACAAGACTCCGAACGCTGCCAAATGCACAGCGGGTCGTCGAGAATAGAGGAAAACGGCATATAAAAGGCGGCAAGGTAAAATTAGATAGCGGAGAACGCGGCTATAAAAACCATTTGATCCTTTTGTGCGAcgcaccgcaccgcaccgcCTGTTGTCGacctttttctctctttctctgtcgcCTAATTACGCCTCTATTTTGGGCTAATCAGCAGCATtgaccccgaccccgaccccATCCCCTTAGAGGACAAGGGTCagctgccgttgtcgttgctgctgctgttgtggcatgTAAATGAGGCAGCTGTAAGTGAAGCGAGAGTAACAAAGTTGCAGCTAAAATAGTCTCGAATGTTTCCATCTCCGATTCCTATTCCGATTGTCAATCAGTTTTCGGGtgctgtgcaaatatttgtcagCATTCTGCGGCCGTTAGCATATTTGCACTTCAACttaatgcaaatggaaataaatgttTGAGAGCAGCAGCTCAGCAATTAAATATGCGCATAACTGTTGATAATCATCGAATCAATATGCTGACAATTTTCTCACGCACAAAactctcttcttctttttttgtgttgtatcTATCAGATACGCCAGTCGCTCTACAGGACAATGACATCAACATCATccacagcatcatcatcatcatcatcatcatcatcgtcatcgtcttcATCGTGTCGGGGTTCAGATCGAGCGCATGAAGTCAACGAGGCTTAGAAGGGGTTCGAAAATTAAAAGCAgaccaacgaaaaaaaaaagaaatgaaaggaAGGGAAAAAGgatttgtaatttgaattttaaatagacGTCGCGGCAGGAGCAGTAAAagttgcctgcctgcttgtaaattgtatttactgcTGAATTAATTTcgaacatttattttcatttctttttccCATTTTCTGTGCATCGATTTCTAAAGGAAATCGCAGTCATCCAACAACTCTTTTTTTCTACTTGCCATCTCTATCCCTCTCACGTGTTTGCTTAGGTTTCTctattaaaaagcaaaacctttttttatatatcgCTTATATTTTTTGTCCATTCGTTTTTCGGTGTTTTCTTAAAAGTTTCTGACAGGCGCAgtcatatgtaaatatatgcTTGAGAAGCCCAAATGAAGGCGAGTCGCGtctcaaaaataaaaagggtGTGGCCATATCGAAAGGGCGCAAAGACTCAAGACTCAAGACTCAAGACTCTAGAAGCAAAACACAACTCGCAGCTGCCTTTTAGCTCGgatttcaattaataatttccaATGAATGTAACGGTCACAAAAAATCTAGGAGAGTCATTAAGCTACtcaattgataaatatatcTTTGTAATTAACTATTAGATTATTATGAAGTCATTTCAGTTTTgtagatatattttagttgcaTTTCTGACTAATAAGTATTTTGTCAGAATGCAAAGGAGTGTGCTAAAAGTTTAACACAAGTCATAATATCTCCAGGAAGAATGTTCATGAGATGACACGAACTTTGCCAGAAGTCATAATAACTAATTGAGAATGATTCATttaatagataaatataattcaataaaactatTAAACTATCATggattcatttcatttatgtggatgtcttttaaatatatacatttctgACTAACAAATACTGTGTGAGAATAAACAAGAATTCCCCAGAAGTTAATCAGAAGCCATAGTAACTGTATGAGTATCATTCAGATACTCAATTGATGAATATATGTCGATTTAACTATTAAACTTTAATCgaatcatttaattttgttatgatATCTTTCAAGTTGCTAaacttaatatataatttgtcaGAATGCGAAAGAGTTTACCAGAAGCTTACTATAAGTTAACGGAATCAATTAAGCTACTTAGTAAGCATAATTCGAATTAACTATTAGATAATagttaattcaattcaattaaaataattgaaaaagtcATTTCTAACTAAAGCAACTACATAAATGCagcagttttatttaataataactgCTTTATCATTTGTTCTTAGTCAGCTAGAATTTACAATTGAAATGcttaaattatgaattcagTTGAAAGTTGAATTGTAACTCGCAAAGTTGAATTGAGATTATTTACTAAAAGCctttaaaataagtgaaatTGCGCAATTTCTAAGGTTTCGCCTACTGtgcagttcagttcagttgagttgagttgagggAATCAATTTAGTTTCGTGTGTGTGGCCTTTGAAGGGATTATCCTGGAGCCAGGCAACGCCCAAGTCCTGTTAGCAGCTCCTGCCAACTGCAATTGCTTCGAATTGCTGCAAAATGCTGAATTGCAGCAATAATATTGCAACTGACATCGATATGTgccatttgatttgcataattcTAGCAGTCAGCACACAAAACGCAGGACGATGACAAGGACGAGGTTTGTGCCTAACCCTTCTCCTGTGTGCCCATCCCAAAAAGAGACAGAGtggtgcgagagagagagagagagagagagaagttcTGGGCAGGACCTGGGCAACTCGATTCACTCGATGAGTGAACAGCTTAAGCTGCCAACAGCCGCGCCCccttttttgttgtatctcgttgtcgttgtcgttgtctgtttgcatttttgcaaattcatCGATAATTGGCAATttgaaatggcaacaacagaGACAACAGACAAAGGCGCGACGTTtgtgtcgtgtgtgtgtgttttataccCGGGGTTGCTTTTCTGACTCTTtgactttgcctttgccttttacCCCTCGAACGTGTgcgaaaaaggaaaacaacaaaaaaaaagaaaaacaatatcGGGTTATGTCAAGGGCGCATTGCATTttggcaaacaacaataagcgATCACAACAAACCTCTCATAATGCCAGTCGATAATAACTTAATGACGTTTTAAttgcacacaacaacaagttaattaaattcattgtccctctctctgtatgtgtgtgtgtttgtgttttaggTCCGCCAGTCAAAAGCAATTCCAATCAATGCCAAATTCGATAACTTGTTGACGGTCGCCaaaagtgttgtgtgtgttgttgttgttgtctgcacGGTGGCAGCAATTAGTGTCAGGCATTTAATTGCCATACAAAAgatatatagaaattattaaaaatgcatttaaaaagcAATACGAATCGAAACGAATCGAGAGATGAGTTGACTTTGAGATTGAATCAAGTCAAGTTTTGTGGAGCTGCATAAGACCAACAAAACCGGACGCAACTTAAGCCCCAAAATGCGAGAAGCCATAAATCGTTGATAATTATTTCACAATGCGGAAAAAATGTCGAGATATTGAAACATTCTCAATTGCACTGACAACTTGTATGACTTTAAGTTTGATACTCGTATTGAGACTTCACTTTCGGGACGCTGTTAAAGTGGTTCCGAAACTCTAACACAACAG encodes the following:
- the LOC133843220 gene encoding uncharacterized protein LOC133843220 isoform X4 translates to MVNNRQRIHEKKTTPTPLGHKLQMLDTPVALQDNDINIIHSIIIIIIIIIVIVFIVSGFRSSA